In Podospora pseudoanserina strain CBS 124.78 chromosome 5, whole genome shotgun sequence, a single window of DNA contains:
- a CDS encoding hypothetical protein (EggNog:ENOG503P8X8; COG:S): MSSSPEPQQQQKSQKQVDAEFTSYYLQRATQEFGEALDAVRSADDFKPDSSIAVLISALQQGTGMFSEEDKRAVICSEGAARSSK; this comes from the coding sequence ATGTCTTCTTCACCAgaaccccagcagcagcaaaaatCCCAAAAGCAAGTCGACGCCGAGTTCACATCCTACTACCTCCAGCGCGCGACTCAAGAATTCGGGGAGGCTCTCGACGCGGTCCGCTCAGCCGATGACTTCAAGCCTGACTCTTCGATCGCCGTGTTGATCAGCGCGCTGCAGCAGGGGACTGGGATGTTTAgtgaggaggacaagagggCTGTTATCTGCTCGGAGGGCGCGGCGAGGTCGTCGAAGTAG